A region from the Alosa alosa isolate M-15738 ecotype Scorff River chromosome 7, AALO_Geno_1.1, whole genome shotgun sequence genome encodes:
- the cbx8b gene encoding chromobox protein homolog 8b isoform X2 — translation MEYLVKWKGWSPKYSTWEPEENILDSRLFVAFEERERERELYGPKKRGPKPKTFLLRAQAKEKGKTYEFRSEASRGICVTYPSPELTVTPRAREGLRAVVPTIFPPSTVNRGESVRVRPLEPPREHRLPPTPLRPKPDGFPTLPKKRGPKPKLRFKDGLLSGPPRDLAKRRAEEPLMFSGASKLAKLGLADGLDRASEMRGMKLAHRPLQGQQPSFPPKPMRLTPAGGSQQHYSTPGHSLHPLSHEPGLDAPGCRTKEYLVHQNPMHLKRLPHPSLYQTEETPVLRPPTLIARIPMAHLLDEPEEESCWSPCLGNLEKVVVTDVTSNFLTVTIKESTTDQGFFKDKN, via the exons GTACAGCACATGGGAACCAGAAGAAAATATTTTGGACTCCCGCCTCTTTGTCGCGTTTGAAGAAAG AGAACGCGAGAGGGAGCTTTACGGACCAAAGAAGAGGGGACCTAAACCGAAGACATTTCTTCTTCGG GCTCAAGCAAAGGAAAAAGGCAAAACCTATGAGTTCAGGAGTGAGGCGAGCCGGGGCATCTGTGTGACCTACCCCAGTCCAGAGCTCACGGTGACGCCCAGAGCCCGAGAGGGCCTGCGAGCCGTCGTCCCCACCATCTTCCCGCCCAGCACCGTCAACCGAGGGGAGAGTGTGCGCGTCCGGCCGCTGGAGCCCCCGCGGGAGCACCGCCTTCCTCCGACGCCCCTGCGACCCAAGCCGGACGGCTTCCCGACCCTACCAAAGAAACGAGGCCCAAAGCCCAAGCTGCGCTTCAAAGACGGCCTGCTCAGCGGCCCTCCTAGAGACCTGGCCAAAAGGAGAGCCGAGGAGCCCCTGATGTTCAGCGGCGCCTCCAAACTGGCCAAACTGGGGCTGGCCGACGGCCTGGACAGGGCCTCGGAGATGCGGGGGATGAAGCTGGCCCACCGGCCACTCCAGGGACAGCAGCCCAGCTTCCCCCCAAAGCCCATGCGGCTCACGCCAGCCGGCGGCAGCCAACAGCACTACAGCACTCCGGGCCACAGCTTGCACCCGCTCTCGCACGAGCCAGGCCTGGACGCTCCCGGCTGCAGGACTAAGGAGTACCTGGTCCACCAGAACCCCATGCACTTAAAGCGCCTGCCACACCCCAGCCTCTACCAGACGGAGGAGACGCCCGTTCTGCGCCCGCCCACCCTCATCGCCAGAATCCCCATGGCCCACCTCCTGGACGAGCCGGAGGAGGAGAGCTGCTGGAGCCCGTGCCTTGGCAATCTGGAGAAGGTGGTGGTCACGGACGTGACGTCAAACTTCCTCACAGTGACTATCAAAGAGAGCACCACAGACCAAGGATTCTTTAAGGACAAAAATTGA
- the c7h17orf67 gene encoding uncharacterized protein C17orf67 homolog isoform X1 has product MKFVAYLFCLVLLTSLTADASPVIKESLAKQLLRTKRQKAGHPDEPMREHMLHMQRLEQRARETNLEHWLNPHCFPRCDRNYGYPV; this is encoded by the exons ATGAAGTTTGTGGCTTATCTTTTTTGTTTGGTCCTTCTGACCTCACTGACGG CAGATGCATCTCCAGTCATCAAAGAGAGCTTAGCCAAGCAGCTTCTCCGCACCAAGAGGCAGAAGGCTGGACACCCTGATGAGCCGATGAGG gaacaCATGTTGCATATGCAGAGACTGGAGCAGAGGGCCCGCGAGACTAACCTGGAACACTGGCTCAACCCTCACTGCTTCCCACGCTGTGACCGCAACTATGGCTACCCAGTCTAA
- the cbx8b gene encoding chromobox protein homolog 8b isoform X1, translating into MELSAVGERVFAAESIIKRRIRRGRMEYLVKWKGWSPKYSTWEPEENILDSRLFVAFEERERERELYGPKKRGPKPKTFLLRAQAKEKGKTYEFRSEASRGICVTYPSPELTVTPRAREGLRAVVPTIFPPSTVNRGESVRVRPLEPPREHRLPPTPLRPKPDGFPTLPKKRGPKPKLRFKDGLLSGPPRDLAKRRAEEPLMFSGASKLAKLGLADGLDRASEMRGMKLAHRPLQGQQPSFPPKPMRLTPAGGSQQHYSTPGHSLHPLSHEPGLDAPGCRTKEYLVHQNPMHLKRLPHPSLYQTEETPVLRPPTLIARIPMAHLLDEPEEESCWSPCLGNLEKVVVTDVTSNFLTVTIKESTTDQGFFKDKN; encoded by the exons GTACAGCACATGGGAACCAGAAGAAAATATTTTGGACTCCCGCCTCTTTGTCGCGTTTGAAGAAAG AGAACGCGAGAGGGAGCTTTACGGACCAAAGAAGAGGGGACCTAAACCGAAGACATTTCTTCTTCGG GCTCAAGCAAAGGAAAAAGGCAAAACCTATGAGTTCAGGAGTGAGGCGAGCCGGGGCATCTGTGTGACCTACCCCAGTCCAGAGCTCACGGTGACGCCCAGAGCCCGAGAGGGCCTGCGAGCCGTCGTCCCCACCATCTTCCCGCCCAGCACCGTCAACCGAGGGGAGAGTGTGCGCGTCCGGCCGCTGGAGCCCCCGCGGGAGCACCGCCTTCCTCCGACGCCCCTGCGACCCAAGCCGGACGGCTTCCCGACCCTACCAAAGAAACGAGGCCCAAAGCCCAAGCTGCGCTTCAAAGACGGCCTGCTCAGCGGCCCTCCTAGAGACCTGGCCAAAAGGAGAGCCGAGGAGCCCCTGATGTTCAGCGGCGCCTCCAAACTGGCCAAACTGGGGCTGGCCGACGGCCTGGACAGGGCCTCGGAGATGCGGGGGATGAAGCTGGCCCACCGGCCACTCCAGGGACAGCAGCCCAGCTTCCCCCCAAAGCCCATGCGGCTCACGCCAGCCGGCGGCAGCCAACAGCACTACAGCACTCCGGGCCACAGCTTGCACCCGCTCTCGCACGAGCCAGGCCTGGACGCTCCCGGCTGCAGGACTAAGGAGTACCTGGTCCACCAGAACCCCATGCACTTAAAGCGCCTGCCACACCCCAGCCTCTACCAGACGGAGGAGACGCCCGTTCTGCGCCCGCCCACCCTCATCGCCAGAATCCCCATGGCCCACCTCCTGGACGAGCCGGAGGAGGAGAGCTGCTGGAGCCCGTGCCTTGGCAATCTGGAGAAGGTGGTGGTCACGGACGTGACGTCAAACTTCCTCACAGTGACTATCAAAGAGAGCACCACAGACCAAGGATTCTTTAAGGACAAAAATTGA
- the c7h17orf67 gene encoding uncharacterized protein C17orf67 homolog isoform X2 translates to MKFVAYLFCLVLLTSLTDASPVIKESLAKQLLRTKRQKAGHPDEPMREHMLHMQRLEQRARETNLEHWLNPHCFPRCDRNYGYPV, encoded by the exons ATGAAGTTTGTGGCTTATCTTTTTTGTTTGGTCCTTCTGACCTCACTGACGG ATGCATCTCCAGTCATCAAAGAGAGCTTAGCCAAGCAGCTTCTCCGCACCAAGAGGCAGAAGGCTGGACACCCTGATGAGCCGATGAGG gaacaCATGTTGCATATGCAGAGACTGGAGCAGAGGGCCCGCGAGACTAACCTGGAACACTGGCTCAACCCTCACTGCTTCCCACGCTGTGACCGCAACTATGGCTACCCAGTCTAA